Proteins from one Patescibacteria group bacterium genomic window:
- the gyrB gene encoding DNA topoisomerase (ATP-hydrolyzing) subunit B has translation MAKNKSEKKTESNGDYSAKDIHVLEGLDPVRKRPGMYIGSTGVDGLHHLIWEVVDNSIDEAMAGYAKNISIVLLPKNQVRVVDDGRGIPVDIHKQTKKSALETVLTTLHAGGKFGGDAYKVAGGLHGVGVSVVNALSIWLKAEVCKEGFLYTQEYERGKPKYNVKKVGKCDGSGTAITFEPDAEIFKEIEYNWEKILERIRQQAYLNQGIYVVIHDERKKGEEKAHAFYFEGGIKSYIKHVNRRFAPKHDDIFYVNKEENSVMVEAALQYADDLSTRELGFANCIHTPEGGMHITGFRTALTRVLNDYGKKNNYFNKDDDNLTGEDVREGMTAIISVKIRETQFEGQTKAKLGNPEARGAVEKVFGEAFSSWLEEHPQEARIILDKVLLAAKARRAAKAVKETIMRKGALEGMTLPGKLADCQSKNAEDSEIFIVEGDSAGGSAKQARDRRTQAILPLRGKILNVERARLDRMLGSEQIKNLVIALGTAIADEFDIERLRYHKVVIMTDADVDGAHIRTLLLTLFYRYFRPLIDAGFIYIAQPPLYRVQQRREVRYAYSDSEKDRVVKEFQKIKAEKASKGAKEEPEEIEEVMGVESDSEAPVGDNKLKGITIQRYKGLGEMNPEQLWETTMDPAKRIMKQVTIDDGEAADEVFDILMGDEVAPRKHFIQTHAKSVKNLDV, from the coding sequence ATGGCAAAAAATAAATCAGAAAAAAAGACTGAATCCAACGGCGACTATAGCGCCAAGGACATTCATGTACTCGAAGGATTGGATCCGGTGCGTAAGCGTCCCGGTATGTATATTGGCTCGACGGGAGTCGATGGCCTTCATCACCTTATTTGGGAGGTAGTTGATAACTCGATTGACGAGGCGATGGCGGGATACGCAAAAAATATCTCCATCGTTCTTTTGCCAAAAAATCAGGTACGCGTGGTAGATGATGGCCGCGGTATTCCCGTAGACATTCACAAGCAAACCAAAAAATCAGCGCTCGAGACGGTGCTTACCACACTGCATGCGGGAGGTAAATTTGGCGGTGATGCGTATAAAGTCGCAGGTGGGCTCCACGGTGTAGGCGTGTCAGTGGTAAACGCACTCTCGATTTGGCTCAAAGCCGAGGTATGTAAAGAAGGCTTTTTGTATACGCAAGAATACGAGCGTGGCAAGCCAAAATATAATGTAAAAAAAGTGGGTAAGTGTGACGGATCAGGCACAGCGATTACTTTTGAGCCAGACGCGGAGATCTTCAAAGAGATTGAATATAATTGGGAAAAAATTCTTGAGCGTATCCGCCAACAGGCATATCTCAACCAAGGTATTTATGTTGTTATCCATGATGAGCGCAAAAAAGGAGAAGAGAAGGCGCATGCGTTTTATTTTGAAGGCGGTATCAAATCATATATCAAACATGTCAATCGCCGGTTTGCGCCAAAGCATGATGATATTTTTTATGTAAACAAAGAAGAAAACAGTGTGATGGTGGAGGCGGCATTGCAATATGCCGATGACCTCTCAACGCGTGAGCTCGGATTTGCCAACTGTATCCATACACCCGAGGGCGGCATGCATATTACTGGTTTTCGTACGGCGCTCACGCGCGTGCTTAACGATTACGGCAAGAAAAACAATTATTTTAACAAAGATGATGACAACTTGACCGGTGAAGATGTGCGCGAGGGTATGACGGCGATTATCTCGGTCAAGATACGGGAGACACAATTTGAAGGTCAGACCAAAGCAAAGCTGGGTAATCCCGAGGCGAGAGGGGCGGTAGAAAAAGTATTTGGTGAAGCATTTTCCTCATGGCTTGAAGAGCATCCGCAGGAAGCCCGCATTATCTTAGACAAAGTATTACTTGCGGCAAAAGCGCGTAGAGCTGCCAAAGCCGTCAAGGAAACCATCATGCGCAAAGGCGCCTTGGAGGGCATGACGCTCCCGGGTAAGCTTGCCGATTGCCAATCAAAAAACGCGGAAGATTCCGAGATCTTTATCGTAGAGGGTGACTCGGCAGGTGGTTCGGCAAAGCAGGCGCGTGACCGTAGAACACAGGCAATCTTGCCACTGCGAGGTAAGATTCTCAATGTCGAGCGCGCACGCCTGGATCGGATGTTGGGTTCCGAGCAGATTAAAAATCTTGTTATTGCCCTTGGTACCGCTATCGCTGATGAATTTGATATCGAACGCCTGCGCTATCACAAAGTAGTTATTATGACTGATGCTGATGTGGACGGTGCGCATATTCGCACGCTGTTACTCACACTTTTTTATCGTTATTTTCGTCCGCTCATTGATGCCGGCTTCATCTATATAGCCCAACCACCACTCTATCGGGTACAGCAGCGGCGCGAGGTTCGCTATGCATATTCGGATAGCGAGAAAGATCGCGTGGTAAAAGAATTCCAAAAGATAAAAGCAGAAAAAGCTAGCAAGGGCGCCAAAGAGGAACCTGAAGAAATAGAAGAGGTGATGGGGGTAGAATCAGATTCAGAGGCGCCGGTAGGAGATAATAAGCTCAAGGGCATCACCATACAGCGCTACAAAGGTTTGGGCGAGATGAACCCCGAACAGCTTTGGGAAACCA